DNA sequence from the Peptococcaceae bacterium genome:
TTCCGAGGGGGGCAGGACCACTCCTTCGGTGGTGGCCTTTTCCAAAACGGGAGAAAGACTGGTGGGGCAGGTTGCCAAGCGCCAGGCCATTACCAACTCGGAGCGCACCATCCAGTCGATAAAAAGAAAAATGGGTTCTGACTATAAAGTGCGTATCGATGACCAGCAGTATACCCCGCAAGAAATATCCGCCATGATCCTGCAAAAGCTGAAAACCGATGCGGAAGCATACCTTGGCGATAAAGTAACCCAGGCGGTCATTACTGTACCGGCCTATTTTAATGACTCCCAGCGCCAGGCGACGAAAGACGCCGGCAAAATTGCGGGGCTTGAGGTCCTCCGGATTATCAACGAACCGACGGCTGCAGCCCTGGCTTACGGTATAGACAAGGAAGAGGACCAGACAGTGCTGGTTTTTGACCTGGGCGGCGGTACTTTTGACGTTTCCATCCTGGAACTGGGTGACGGCGTATTTGAAGTCAAGGCCACCAGCGGGAACAACCACCTGGGTGGGGACGACTTCGACGAGCGGGTAATCAACTGGATGAACGAGGAGTTTAAGAAGCAAACGGGCATCGATTTGAAGAGCGATAAGATGGCCCTGCAGCGGTTGAAGGAAGCGGCTGAAAAAGCCAAACACGAGCTTTCCTCAGTCGTCACGACCAACATTAACCTGCCTTTCATCACGGCTACGGCGGAAGGACCCCTTCACCTTGATTTGACCTTGACTAGGGCGAAGTTCAACGAGCTGACGGCAGACCTCGTGGAAATGACGATGGGACCGACCAGGCAGGCCATGAAGGATGCCGGCATCGACGCCTCAAAAATCAACAAGGTTCTCCTGGTGGGAGGTTCCACCCGCATTCCCGCAGTCCAGGACGCGATCAGGAACCTTTTGGGCAAAGAGCCCTTCAAGGGGATCAACCCCGACGAGTGCGTGGCTATAGGCGCCGCCATCCAGGCCGGGGTGCTGGCCGGTGAGGTCAAGGATGTTCTGCTCCTTGATGTGACTCCGCTTTCCCTGGGGATCGAAACACTCGGCGGGGTCTTTACCAGGCTTATTGAAAGGAACACCACCATTCCCACTTCCAAGAGCCAGATCTTTTCCACGGCGGCTGACAACCAGACCACGGTGGAAATACATGTTCTGCAGGGAGAAAGGGAAATGGCCGCCTATAACAAGACCCTGGGTCGTTTTCAGCTGACGGGAATTCCCCCGGCGCCCCGGGGCGTTCCGCAAATTGAGGTGAAGTTTGATATAGATGCCAATGGGATAGTAAACGTTTCCGCCAAAGACCTGGGCACCGGCAAAGAACAAAAGATAACCATAACCGCCTCCACCAATCTTTCCAAAGAAGAGATCGAGCGCATGGTCAAGGAGTCGGAAAAGTACGCTGCCGAGGACAAGAAGCGCAGGGAAGAGGCGGAAGTCAAAAATGCCGCCGACAACCTGATTTACCAGACGGAAAAGACCTTGCGCGAAGCGGGGGATAAAGCGAGCCAGGAAGATACCGAAAAGATCAACCAGGCCAAAGAGGAGCTTAAATCCGCTCTCCAGGGAGGCGATATAGAGAATATCAGGAAGAAGAGCGAGGCGCTTACCAACGCGCTGTACCAGCTCACCTCTAAGATGTACCAGCAGGCCGGGCAGACGGGTGCCGCCGAAAGCGCGGGCGGCAGCGGTTCCGGCGCGGAAAAGGAAAACGTAGTCGACGCGGATTATGAAGTCAAAGACGATAAGTAGACGGCAGTTGTAGCCGGCTTGCCGTGGAGGTGAGAATGTGGCCAAAAGGGACTATTACGAGGTCCTGGGTGTTGAGAGGAACGCTTCGGAGGCGGAAATAAAAAAAGCTTTTCGCAAGCTGGCTCGCCAGTACCACCCCGACGTAAATCCCGGCGACAAAACGGCGGAGGAGAAATTCAAAGAAGTAAACGAGGCTTACGAGGTGTTAAGCGATCCTGAAAAGAGAAGGCGGTATGACCAGTTCGGCCATGCGGGGACCGATCCGAACGGGTTCGGCGGCTTCGGGGGCTTCGGCGGTTTCGGCGGGGCCGGCGATTTCGGCGGCTTCGGCGACATTTTTGACATGTTTTTCGGCACTTCCGGGCAGCGGGCCAGGGGCCCGCAGCAGGGAGCAGACCTGCGCCTTGACCTGGAGCTTGATTTCAAGGAAGCTGTTTTCGGCGTGGAGAAGGAAGTGGAAGTGCCCCGAATAGAAAACTGCCCCCACTGCAAAGGGAGCGGGGCCAGGCCGGGAACAAGCCCGGAACGGTGCGCCAGGTGCAACGGAACGGGCCAGGTCAGGACAACGCAGAGGACGCCTTTTGGGCATTTTCAGACCGTTAAAACCTGCCCTGAATGCGGCGGGGAAGGAAGGGTCATCACCGCGCCCTGCCCTGAATGCGGCGGAAAGGGGAAGGTGCGGAGGGTTCGCAAACTGCACATCAAGATCCCTGCCGGGGTTGATTCGGGTTCCAGGATCCGCCTGTCCGGCGAAGGTGAACCCGGCCTGCGGGGCGGGCCCAACGGTGATCTTTACGTGTATATTGAAGTTAGACCGCACAAGATATTCAGCCGCCAGGGCGACGATATTTACGTGGAAGTCCCGATAACCTTTGTCCAGGCGGCGCTGGGCGACACAATCAAAGTGCCGACGCTGGAGGGAAAGGCGGAATTGAGAATTCCCGAAGGAACCCAGACGCACACGATATTCCGGCTGCGGGGCCAGGGTGTGCCCCGTTTGCGCGGGGGCGGGCGCGGCGACCAGCATGTCAAGGTCATTGTGGTAACGCCCAGCAGGTTGAGCGAAGAACAGAAAAAGGCCTTGCTGCAGTTTGGCAAGCTGAGCAGCGAAGATAATTACCGCGCCTTGGAAAAGGAACGGGACAAGGGAATATTCGAGAAACTCTGGGACAGCATAAGGGGTTAAGGGGAACGGGCGATGGAATGGCAGGAAATCGGGGTCAAGACGGGAGCGGAGGCCGTGGAGGCCGTGGCGGACGCTTTCTTTAGACTGGGAGCCGGCGGCGTGGTGATAGAAGAGCCGGAGGTTATCCGCGCAATGACGGAAAGCGGTTGTTGGGACGATTACGAGTTTCCGGAAGAGCGCTTAAACCGCTCTTATAGTCTTGTCACAGGCTATCTGCCGGTGAACGGCGGGCTACCGGCAAAATTGGAAGAGTTAAGGGAAAGCCTGGCTGAAATCGCCCGGCGCCTGGGTAAAGAGCCGTATGAGATCAACATTGCCACGGTCAGGGAAGAGGACTGGGCCAGTTCATGGAAGGCCTTCTTTAAACCTGTCAAGCTGGGGAGCAGGTTGGTGGTCCGCCCGACATGGGAGGAATACGCTCCCTCCGGCGAGGAAATAGTCGTGGATATTGACCCCGGCATGGCCTTCGGCACAGGAAGCCATATCACCACCATTCTCTGCGCGCGTCTTCTTGAGAAATACACATACCCGGCCATGCGGGTAATTGATGTGGGTACGGGAACCGGCATTTTGGCCATATGCGCCGCCCGCCTGGGAGCGGGTGAAGTGGTGGCCCTGGACTGCGACCAGACGGCAGTTGACACGGCGGCCGAAAACGTAAAAAAGAACCGCATGGAGGACGTGGTGAAGGTTGAGAAGTGCGACCTGCTGTCGGGGCTGAGAACGAAAGCGGACCTGGTTGTGGCCAACATTATCGCCGACGTGATTGTCAGGCTCTTGCCGCAGGTCAGGACCCGCCTCCGGCCGGGGGGCGTTTTTATCGCTTCGGGAATAACCGACGAGCGGAAGGATGAGGTTATGGACGCTGCAGCGCGTTACAATTACGGCCTCTTGGAGCAAAAAAGCCAGGAGGGCTGGACCGCCCTGGTCTGGAGATTGAAGGAGTGTTAAAGTGCGCCGTTTTTTTGTTTCAAGACAGGAAATATCGGGGGGACAGGCTTTCATCAGGGGCGATGAACTCCAGCACCTGGTCAGGGTCCTGCGCCTGGGCGTGGGCGACCCTGTTATTGTTTTTGACGGGCAGGGAAGAGAGTACCAGGGGGTAATCGATTCTTTGAGCAAGGAGCAGGCAGTGGTCAGGCTCAACTCCTCTTTGCGGGTGAACCGGGAGAGCCCAATTGATGTTTGGCTGGCCCAGGGGATAGCCAAAGGAGACAAAATGGAATTCATAATTCAAAAAGCCGTGGAGCTGGGAGTAAGGGGGATAATTCCCCTGGCCACCCAAAGGACCGTCGTCAAACTGGAAGGCGAAAAAAAGAAGATAAAAGAGCAGCGCTGGCAAAAAGTGGTCGTGGAGGCCGCCAAGCAGTGCGGGCGAATCCGTCTTCCAGACGTGTTTCCCTGTACCAGGGTCCCCGATTTCTTAGCCGGCCTGCCTCTGAATAAAATTCTGCTCGTTCCCTGGGAAAAAGGCGGTGTCCCTTTAAAAGCCGTTCTCACGGGAAAAGAATATGCTTTTCGCCAATCATGTCCCGTTTATATCCTGATTGGCCCGGAGGGAGGGCTGGAAGAAGAGGAAGTGGCCATGGCCGCGGAAGCCGGGGGAATACCGGTTACCCTGGGGCCCCGTATCCTGCGGACCGAAACGGCGGGACTGGTCGCAACAGCGGTGATTATGTACCAGTGGGGGGACATCGGGTGAAAAGAAAAAGGCCGCGGGTAGCCTTTTATACGCTCGGCTGCAAAGTGAACCAGAGTGAAACCGAGGCCATGGGCGCCCTGTTCAAAGAACGGGGTTACAATATTGTGGATTTTGCAGACCCTGCCGATGTTTACGTCATCAATACATGTACCGTCACTCACCTTGCCGACCGCAAGTCTCGCCAGGTCATCCGCCGGTGCAGGAAAAACAACCCGGGCGCGAAAGTGGTGGTTGCCGGCTGCTATTCGCAGGTTTCGCCCCAGGAGGTTGAACGTATTCCCGGGGTCAACCTGGTGGTGGGCACTTTGGAGAAAAACCGCATCGTGGAATGGCTTGAAGAAATGGGAGAAGACGCCGGGCAGCCCGTTTTAAAGGTGCGCGATTTATGCGAAGCCAGGGATTTTGAAGACCTGGAGATTGACAGGGTGATAGGCCGCACCAGGGCGTATCTCAAGATCCAGGACGGCTGCGAACAGTATTGTTCGTACTGCATCATCCCGTACGCGCGCGGACCTGGCCGCAGCAGGCCAAAACCCGGCGTCCTGCGCGAGGCGAGGAGACTGATCGCGGCCGGGTTTAAGGAAATTGTCCTCACCGGTATACACCTGGGAGCCTACGGCCGTGATCTGGATGCCGGCGCCAGCCTGGAAGACCTGCTGCCGGAGCTGCTTGCGCTTTCCGGGGATGTGCGCTGGCGCTTGAGTTCCCTTGAGCCGACAGAGGTGAGCGGCGCCTTGCTGGAGATAATGGCTTCCTTTCCCAACATCTGCCCTCATCTTCACCTGCCCCTCCAGAGCGCCCATGACGAGATACTTAAAACCATGAACAGGCCGTACAGCACTGGAGAATACAGGAAAGTCATCGAACGGGTAAGGACGGTCCTGCCGGACATTGCCGTCACGACAGATATCATGGTAGGGTTTCCCGGCGAAACCGACGAGCATTTCAAGGTTTACCCCGGTTTTATCGAGGAAATGGCTTTCAGCCGCCTGCACGTCTTCAAATTTTCGCCGCGGCGCGGCACGCCCGCAGCGCTGTTTGAGGGGCAGGTGCCCGCTTCGGTCAGCGAGGAGCGGAGCCGGCAGATGATCCGGCTGGGGGAAAGATTAGCCCGCAGGTATGCCGGGCGCTTCGTGGGACGCACGCTTCGTGTGCTGGCGGAGACGGAAAAAGGAGAAGGTTGCTGGGAAGGGCACAGTGAAAACTACCTTCTCATCGAATTTGCCTCAGCAAAAACCCAACGGGGTGATATTGTTTCCGTCAGGCTGGAAAGAGCGAATGGGGATAAGTGCCGGGGGAGCGGACCATAAAAATCCTCGCGGGTTATCTCGAAAAAAAGGAGGTGTTATAGTGCCGGAGTGTGTTTTTTGTAAAATCGTCAAGGGGGAAATACCTGCCAGGAAAGTGTACGAAGATGACCAGGTTATCGCCATCCATGATATTAACCCCGTGGCTCCGGTGCATGTCCTGGTGATGCCAAAAACGCACATTGCCAGCCTTTCCGCGGCAGGCGACGCGGAGCTTTCGCTCATCGGCAGAATTCATGGGATTATCCGTGACTTGGCCAAAGAGCTGGAACTGGCTGGCGGTTACCGTGTCGTGAACAACTGCGGTCCCCAGGGAGGACAGACAGTTGACCACATTCACTTTCATCTGCTGGGCGGGAGAAGCATGAACTGGCCGCCGGGTTAATTCTCTTGACCCTCTCTTTGTGTTACAGTATAATAGAAAATGTGCAATTTTTAGCTCCAATCCCGCTTATTGCAGCAAAAGAGAATCCAGCACGAGATCCAGCACGACGGTCGTAGTGGAGGGAGGGATAAAGGCATGAGTGAAGTCAGGGTTGGGAAGAATGAAACATTGGACAGCGCGCTGCGCCGCTTCAAGCGCACCTGCCAGAAAGCCGGAGTTCTTTCCGAGGTTAGAAAGCGTGAACACTACGAAAAACCAAGTGTTAAAAGGAAGAAGAAGTCCGAAGCAGCGAGAAAACGCAAGTATAAATAGGGGGTCCCGGTGATGAGTCTGAAAGACAGACTGGCAGAGGATATGAAAGAGGCCATGAAAGCGAGGGAAGCGGGAAAGCTGAAGCTTTCCGTGATCCGGATGGCCAGGGCGGCTGTAAAAAACCAGGAAATTGAGCGGGGCCGTGAACTCAGCGATGAAGAGATAACGGAAGTGCTGGCCCGCGAAGTAAAGCTGCGCCGAGACGCCATCCCCGAATATGAGAAGGCCAACCGCCCCGAAACAGTCGAATCGTTAAAACAGGAAATCAACATCCTGATGGAATACCTCCCCCAACAGTTGACCGCGGAAGAAATCGTCGCCGTTGTTAAACAAGCCGTTGAAGAAACAGGAGCCCAGGGGCCCAGGGATATGGGCAAGGTTATGGGCAGGGTTGTTCCCTTGACGAAAGGTAAAGCCGACGGCAGGGTGGTCAATGAAATAGTGAAGAAAGTATTGAGCGGTGAAAGTTGAGAGTTAAACAGCGACAGCCTGGTTAAACACCAGGCTGTTTTGGCTTTTGGCGGGTTCAAAGGTCGCTTGAGGCGAAATAATTGCTGCGGATAATCTTGTCGGCGATGGCCAAACCCTTTACGGCATCCTGCTTTTCCTGTTCGCTGAGCGGTTTGCCGACAACCTTCATGTCAGCCAGGACAGCGAAGTTTTTTTGCGTCTTTAACAGGTTGCGGCCCATGGCGGTGCCGGCGAAACGGCTTTCCTCCACACCCATGAGGTAGCAGATGGTGGGCATAATGTCGATTTGGCCGCTGGCGGTCGTTATTTCTTTCCTGTTCAGCCGTTTGTCGTATATGATCAGGGGGACACGGTTGTTATTGTCCTGCCACCACCTGTCTTTGGCCTGTATTTTGGCGAGCTCCGGCCGGTAGAACTTGTTGACCCCGCAGTGGTCTCCATAGATGACGACGGTCGTCTTTTCCAGGAGCCCGTCTTTTTCCAGCCGTTTCAAAAATTCACCGATTTGCTGGTCGGTATAATGAATGCACTGCAGGTAATTGCCCAGGATTGTCCTGTCGATTTTAGCGTCCAGTTGAAGCGTCCGGTGATGAGGAGGCAGTGAAAAAGGAGCATGGCTGGTCAGCGTGATCATAAAGAGGTAAAAAGGCTGCCGCTGGCTTCGCAGCATATCGTTAACCTGCCGGAAAAGAGAACCGTCGCTCAGACCCAGGCCGATCACCTCGTCTATCTCGAAAGCGGTGGAATCCAGGCACTTCTCGAAACCGAATGATGATAAGGCCTCCATCCAGTTCCAGTATGCACCCCTGTCCGGGTGGACGGCCAGCGTTGCGTAACCCTTTTTTTGCAGGAGCCTGGGGAGTGAATTGTAAGTGTTGTTGGGGAAACGGAAAAAAGTGCTTCCCTTGCGAACGGGATAAACCGAGGTATTGGCCATCAGTTCGGCGTCGGAGGTGGTGCCGTTGTAGACCTGTTCATAAAAATTGGAGAAATAGAGACTGTGTTTTAGGAGCGCGTTCAGGTTGGGGGTGATTTCCCGCCCAGCTATTTTTTTGTTGATCACAAAGGATTCCAGGGACTCTACCTGGATAAAAATAAGGTTGTTGCCTTCCAGCAGGTCCTTGTACCTGTTGTCGGGCAGGTTTTCATGCTTGGCGTCGAACCATTTTCTTATTTCCTCTTTTTCTTCCGCATTCAGCACAATGGGGCGGCAGTCTTTCCAGTAGGTGTAGACATCGAAAAGGTGGTACCCGATCGGCGAGAGGTTGGCCGCGGTCTGGACGGGAACCCAGCAGTTGATGAAGCGCTCGATCCTTTCGTCAGGCTGCTTCAGCACGTAAAACTTGAACGGGACGTAGAGGATGAACGAGGCGGAAAGCAGGAAGACCGCGGCAAAAAGCGCCGCTTTTCTCGTATTGGCGATCCAGCGGGACATTTTGCCGGGGAACAGCAAAAAAAGCGCCGGCAGGTCGAGCAAAAAAACGAAATCGACAGGGTAAACCAGCGAGAAGATGCACTCCCAGAGGTTCTCCAGGTTTGCCGTCATCCTGAAAAGGTGCATGTTGATCAAAGACCCGTTTCCCCCGCGGCAGTACCACAGGTCGAAGATCATCAGGACGGAGACGAGGAGGTTTACGAAAAGCAGGTAAAGAGTATGACCCCTGCGCTTAAGCAAAAAAGCGAAAGAGAGGACCCAAAAAATGAAAGCAAGATAAAGGGAAAGCGAAGGGATGGAATAATATCCCCTGAAAAACCCAAGTTCCGTGTAGTCCGTTCCCGTGATTATCCCCACAAAGACGACGGACTTCACCAGCAGGGCAAAGGCGGTATACGCCCACAAGTAGTATGGTTTTATAACTGGGAGAATGGATAATGCTTTTTCTTTGACTGGCAAAAACATGCGTGACTCCTTTTTTATTAGTACTATAACCATTAGTTCGCGCAACATACTGGCATTCCCTGCCAGGCTGGAGATAACAGCTTTAAATAATAATAAAGAAAGACAAAAAACCAGAGAAAAGAACAATCTCTGGGTCGGTGCTGCGGCGCTTGCGTTTCCCATGCCGCTTTTGCCCTGTACAGCCGTGTTTACTGCTGCCTGCTCACGCGCAGAGAGAAACGACTTACGGCGGTACCGGTGCGGGCCATGTGTTCTTTAAGGCCGGTCGGCCCCATGTTGTAAGCGGTCAGGGCCTTGTGGTAGTCGTAATCGTTAATTGTCAGAAGTTTTCCCAGGTAGTAAGCGGCCAAGGCGATATTGTACCCGCAGTCGTAAAGCAGTTCTTCGCGGTAATCGACGCCGAGCTCGCCGGCTATTTCCCGGGCGGTCGAAGGCATAAGCTGGCAAATACCGATTGCTCCGCTCGGGCTGACTGCCTTTGGGTCAAAATCGCTTTCCCATTTTATTAGTTCCAGCATTATGGCAGGGTTGATTCCGTACTTTTTGCTTTCCTTATCCACTGCGGCGATCACTTCGGGCGAAGTGCCGTAATACCTGGCGCAGAGGATTTCCATCTCGCTTCTTAATTCGCTGCTTTCTTTCTGCAGTTTAAGGAGGTCCTGTTCAAGGGCCGCTTTTTCTACGTATAACATGCACAAGCAAAGAAGAGCGGCGAGTACGATGGCGGTGTAAACAAACAGCAGGTGCGGCAGCTTCAGGGACGCGGTTTTCAAGCTAATCACCCCGTTTGTTTTGACATCGGCCTGTCGAAACGATTATCGAAATATGGAATGTTTTTGTCATAACGGTTTATATTATAAAGAAGAAATTTCCTCTTGACAACGAACAGGATGTTAAATTTTCCCCAGCCTGATTTAAACAGCCCGGCGTTTTGTGATAGAATATGTAGGTAAGCTTTATCACCGGCAGGTGGGGGTGAGCCTGTGAAGATTAAGGGCCGTCTTCTTTATGGATTAGTTTTGTTGTTTGCTTTTTTGGCTGCCGGGCTGCACGCCTCGCCGGCGCAACTGGTTTACGTTGTGCCTGTGCAAGGCACAATAGACCCCGGCCAGGCCAGGTTCGTGGAAAGAAGTTACCGGGAAGCAGGCGAGCTTAAAGCGACAATGGTCTTGCTGGAGGTTGATACGCCCGGCGGGATGGTTGACGCAGCCCTGAAAATAAGGGACACCATCCGCCGCAGTCCAGTCCCCACCACGGCGCTGGTGCGTGGAGGAGCTATTTCAGCGGGAGCCTTGATCACCCTGGCCTGTGAAAAGATAGCCATGGAACCCGGGAGTACCATCGGCGCAGCCGAACCGCGGATCGGGGCGGAAAAAGCCGACGAGAAATACATCTCGTATTTCTCAAAAGAGATGGCCTCAACAGCCGAGACGAACGGCCGCAGGCCCGACATTGCGGTCGCCATGGTGGACAGGGACAAGGAAATACCGGGGCTGGTGGAAAAAGGCAAACTGCTGACGCTTACCTACCTGGAAGCTGAAAAGTACGGTTATGCGGATTATATCGTGAAAGACAGGAGCGAACTTTTGGCCAAGCTTGATTTGGCCGGGGCGCAGGTTAAGGAAAGCGCGCCCTCTTTGCCGGAACGGTTGGCGAGGGTGCTGACCAATCCCTTTGTGGCCCCGCTTCTTTTGACCATAGGAATTGCCGGCATTGTGATTGAAATATTCACTGTGGGTTGGGGCGTGGCCGGGACCGTCGGTCTTATTTCCCTGGGTCTCTACTTCGCCGGCAACCTCCTGGCAGGGTTTACCGGGTGGGAAGCGCTGCTCCTTTTCCTGCTGGGCATTATCCTGCTGGGCGTGGAAGCGGTCGTTCCCGGGTTTGGGATACCCGGCATTGGCGGGATTGCCTGTTTAACTGTCAGCATTATTATGGCCGCGCCCAGCTGGGAAGCGGGCATAATCTCCCTGGTTTTTGCGCTGGTCGGGACCATCATCCTCTTGTTCCTGAGTTTTAAGATACTGAACCGGCGAAAGTTCTGGAATCGCCTGGTCCTGGGAACCAGCTACAAAAAAGAAGACGGGTATATCCCGCAGGCTGAGGATTTGAGCAGGCACATCGGAGCGAGAGGAACTGCTCACACCATCCTGCGCCCCGCCGGAACAGTGGTCCTGGAAGACGGGACCCGGCTGGACGTCGTCGCTGACGGGGAATACATCGCCAGGGGAGAGAAGATAGAAGTGGTCCGCGTGGAAGGGATCAGGGTCATTGTCCAGCCCGTGCGGGAGCAGTAAACGAGCGGCGTTTTTGTCCCCCCAAAAAACAAGGCAGGCATGTTTGGGGGTAAAATATTGAGGTAAAGAGGTAAAAATGAAAATAAAAGGGGGAAAATTGAATTATGGCAACTCTTGTTTCATTCATAATCATGTTGGCCATCATCCTGGTGGCATTGGCCGTGCTGTTCAGCTTCATACCGGTGGGGTTATGGATTTCCGCGCTGGCCGCGGGCGTTCGCATTGGGATTTTTACCCTGGTGGGCATGCGTTTCCGGCGCGTTCCGCCGGGGCTGATTGTAAGCAGCCTGATTAAATCGGAAAAAGCGGGAATCAAGGTCTCCGTAAACCAGCTGGAAGCCCATTACCTGGCCGGGGGCAACGTGGACAGGGTGGTCAACGCGCTCATTGCCGCCGAGAGGGCCAACATCCCCTTGCCTTTTGAACGGGCCGCCGCGATTGACCTGGCGGGGCGCAACGTCCTGGAGGCCGTGCAGATGAGCGTAAATCCGCGTGTTATTGAAACCCCAGTTATCGCGGCCATGGCCAAAAACGGGATTGAAGTGAGGGCGCGGGCCAGGGTTACGGTTCGCGCCAACATAGACCGGCTGGTCGGCGGCGCGGGTGAAGAAACAATTATCGCCCGGGTCGGCGAAGGCATAGTCACCACGGTGGGCAGTTCCGAATCACATAAGGAAGTGCTGGAAAACCCTGATTCCATTTCGCGGACGGTCCTGAACAAGGGTCTCGATGCCGGCACCGCTTTTGAAATACTTTCCATCGACATAGCCGATGTCGATGTTGGCCGCAACATCGGAGCCCAGCTGCAGACAGACCAGGCGGAAGCGGACAAAAGGATAGCCCAGGCCAAGGCCGAGGAGCGCCGCGC
Encoded proteins:
- the dnaK gene encoding molecular chaperone DnaK, with product MAKVIGIDLGTTNSCVAVMEGGEPVVIPNSEGGRTTPSVVAFSKTGERLVGQVAKRQAITNSERTIQSIKRKMGSDYKVRIDDQQYTPQEISAMILQKLKTDAEAYLGDKVTQAVITVPAYFNDSQRQATKDAGKIAGLEVLRIINEPTAAALAYGIDKEEDQTVLVFDLGGGTFDVSILELGDGVFEVKATSGNNHLGGDDFDERVINWMNEEFKKQTGIDLKSDKMALQRLKEAAEKAKHELSSVVTTNINLPFITATAEGPLHLDLTLTRAKFNELTADLVEMTMGPTRQAMKDAGIDASKINKVLLVGGSTRIPAVQDAIRNLLGKEPFKGINPDECVAIGAAIQAGVLAGEVKDVLLLDVTPLSLGIETLGGVFTRLIERNTTIPTSKSQIFSTAADNQTTVEIHVLQGEREMAAYNKTLGRFQLTGIPPAPRGVPQIEVKFDIDANGIVNVSAKDLGTGKEQKITITASTNLSKEEIERMVKESEKYAAEDKKRREEAEVKNAADNLIYQTEKTLREAGDKASQEDTEKINQAKEELKSALQGGDIENIRKKSEALTNALYQLTSKMYQQAGQTGAAESAGGSGSGAEKENVVDADYEVKDDK
- the dnaJ gene encoding molecular chaperone DnaJ; protein product: MAKRDYYEVLGVERNASEAEIKKAFRKLARQYHPDVNPGDKTAEEKFKEVNEAYEVLSDPEKRRRYDQFGHAGTDPNGFGGFGGFGGFGGAGDFGGFGDIFDMFFGTSGQRARGPQQGADLRLDLELDFKEAVFGVEKEVEVPRIENCPHCKGSGARPGTSPERCARCNGTGQVRTTQRTPFGHFQTVKTCPECGGEGRVITAPCPECGGKGKVRRVRKLHIKIPAGVDSGSRIRLSGEGEPGLRGGPNGDLYVYIEVRPHKIFSRQGDDIYVEVPITFVQAALGDTIKVPTLEGKAELRIPEGTQTHTIFRLRGQGVPRLRGGGRGDQHVKVIVVTPSRLSEEQKKALLQFGKLSSEDNYRALEKERDKGIFEKLWDSIRG
- the prmA gene encoding 50S ribosomal protein L11 methyltransferase, yielding MEWQEIGVKTGAEAVEAVADAFFRLGAGGVVIEEPEVIRAMTESGCWDDYEFPEERLNRSYSLVTGYLPVNGGLPAKLEELRESLAEIARRLGKEPYEINIATVREEDWASSWKAFFKPVKLGSRLVVRPTWEEYAPSGEEIVVDIDPGMAFGTGSHITTILCARLLEKYTYPAMRVIDVGTGTGILAICAARLGAGEVVALDCDQTAVDTAAENVKKNRMEDVVKVEKCDLLSGLRTKADLVVANIIADVIVRLLPQVRTRLRPGGVFIASGITDERKDEVMDAAARYNYGLLEQKSQEGWTALVWRLKEC
- a CDS encoding 16S rRNA (uracil(1498)-N(3))-methyltransferase, whose amino-acid sequence is MRRFFVSRQEISGGQAFIRGDELQHLVRVLRLGVGDPVIVFDGQGREYQGVIDSLSKEQAVVRLNSSLRVNRESPIDVWLAQGIAKGDKMEFIIQKAVELGVRGIIPLATQRTVVKLEGEKKKIKEQRWQKVVVEAAKQCGRIRLPDVFPCTRVPDFLAGLPLNKILLVPWEKGGVPLKAVLTGKEYAFRQSCPVYILIGPEGGLEEEEVAMAAEAGGIPVTLGPRILRTETAGLVATAVIMYQWGDIG
- the mtaB gene encoding tRNA (N(6)-L-threonylcarbamoyladenosine(37)-C(2))-methylthiotransferase MtaB, which gives rise to MKRKRPRVAFYTLGCKVNQSETEAMGALFKERGYNIVDFADPADVYVINTCTVTHLADRKSRQVIRRCRKNNPGAKVVVAGCYSQVSPQEVERIPGVNLVVGTLEKNRIVEWLEEMGEDAGQPVLKVRDLCEARDFEDLEIDRVIGRTRAYLKIQDGCEQYCSYCIIPYARGPGRSRPKPGVLREARRLIAAGFKEIVLTGIHLGAYGRDLDAGASLEDLLPELLALSGDVRWRLSSLEPTEVSGALLEIMASFPNICPHLHLPLQSAHDEILKTMNRPYSTGEYRKVIERVRTVLPDIAVTTDIMVGFPGETDEHFKVYPGFIEEMAFSRLHVFKFSPRRGTPAALFEGQVPASVSEERSRQMIRLGERLARRYAGRFVGRTLRVLAETEKGEGCWEGHSENYLLIEFASAKTQRGDIVSVRLERANGDKCRGSGP
- a CDS encoding histidine triad nucleotide-binding protein, with product MPECVFCKIVKGEIPARKVYEDDQVIAIHDINPVAPVHVLVMPKTHIASLSAAGDAELSLIGRIHGIIRDLAKELELAGGYRVVNNCGPQGGQTVDHIHFHLLGGRSMNWPPG
- the rpsU gene encoding 30S ribosomal protein S21, whose protein sequence is MSEVRVGKNETLDSALRRFKRTCQKAGVLSEVRKREHYEKPSVKRKKKSEAARKRKYK
- a CDS encoding GatB/YqeY domain-containing protein, translated to MSLKDRLAEDMKEAMKAREAGKLKLSVIRMARAAVKNQEIERGRELSDEEITEVLAREVKLRRDAIPEYEKANRPETVESLKQEINILMEYLPQQLTAEEIVAVVKQAVEETGAQGPRDMGKVMGRVVPLTKGKADGRVVNEIVKKVLSGES
- a CDS encoding LTA synthase family protein, coding for MFLPVKEKALSILPVIKPYYLWAYTAFALLVKSVVFVGIITGTDYTELGFFRGYYSIPSLSLYLAFIFWVLSFAFLLKRRGHTLYLLFVNLLVSVLMIFDLWYCRGGNGSLINMHLFRMTANLENLWECIFSLVYPVDFVFLLDLPALFLLFPGKMSRWIANTRKAALFAAVFLLSASFILYVPFKFYVLKQPDERIERFINCWVPVQTAANLSPIGYHLFDVYTYWKDCRPIVLNAEEKEEIRKWFDAKHENLPDNRYKDLLEGNNLIFIQVESLESFVINKKIAGREITPNLNALLKHSLYFSNFYEQVYNGTTSDAELMANTSVYPVRKGSTFFRFPNNTYNSLPRLLQKKGYATLAVHPDRGAYWNWMEALSSFGFEKCLDSTAFEIDEVIGLGLSDGSLFRQVNDMLRSQRQPFYLFMITLTSHAPFSLPPHHRTLQLDAKIDRTILGNYLQCIHYTDQQIGEFLKRLEKDGLLEKTTVVIYGDHCGVNKFYRPELAKIQAKDRWWQDNNNRVPLIIYDKRLNRKEITTASGQIDIMPTICYLMGVEESRFAGTAMGRNLLKTQKNFAVLADMKVVGKPLSEQEKQDAVKGLAIADKIIRSNYFASSDL
- a CDS encoding transglycosylase SLT domain-containing protein, with the translated sequence MKTASLKLPHLLFVYTAIVLAALLCLCMLYVEKAALEQDLLKLQKESSELRSEMEILCARYYGTSPEVIAAVDKESKKYGINPAIMLELIKWESDFDPKAVSPSGAIGICQLMPSTAREIAGELGVDYREELLYDCGYNIALAAYYLGKLLTINDYDYHKALTAYNMGPTGLKEHMARTGTAVSRFSLRVSRQQ